The Flavobacterium sp. CBA20B-1 genome includes the window AATTTTCGTACAAATAAACAAAAAAAAACAATATACTGGCTTTTTTATTTTAAAAATATAAAAATATCTTATATACTATAGTAAAACGCTATAAAATCAACAATGTCTCTGTTACATTTTTTTTATTGATTTATATTTTTTGAATTTGTAACGCATATTGTATTGCTGTTTATTCATAATAGGGCGAGAATAAATCAACTTATCACACTCGCTTACAATTTTTTAAGTATTAACAAGTTGTTTTAATTGTGAAAACATTGTATATATTTGTACCCAATAATTAATAAAAATATTTATAGAAATGAAAAAAATTACTTTATTAGCAGGCTTATTGTTAGCTACAGTAACAGTAAGTGCACAAAACTATTACAATTTCACAAAAAGTACGGCTACTTATACAGACCTTATAGGAGCTACTAGTATGAACAATGGAATAGTTTGGGATTGGGACGATTTTGGACCGGTAACATCACCCTTCCCAATATCTGTATTTGGAAATACGTATAATGATTTTGGATTTGATGATGATTATTTCTATTTAGGTGATGTGTGGAATAATTTTGATGGTATTTTTCTTTATCCAGTAACCACTTTTATAATGGATAGAAATTTCTCTTTTTCAGGTGCCTCTCAATCTCCAATTTCTTATAAAGTAGAAGGAACTGCTGGAAACCGTATTTTAAAGTTGGAAATCAAGAATGCAGGAATGGAAATGGAAGAAATGTCTAGCACAATATCTACGTTATATCTGAATTACCAAATTTGGTTTTACGAAGTAGATAATAGTATTGAATACCATTACGGAAATCATAATATTACCGACTTAAGTATGTTAAATGATGAGGCTTATTCAACAGTAATTTTGGCACATATGTCTGATACTAATTTTCAAGGTGGTTACATAGACGGTACTATTGCAAATCCAACTTACACAGAATCAAATAATCCAGATGATGAACCTGTTGGGTTAGATGCTGTGCCAGCACCAAACACAGTATATCGTTTTGCATTAAATCCTTTAGCACTGAAAGACCAAGAAAAAATTGAGTTTTCAATGTTTCCAAACCCAACAAACGATGTGTTAAACCTAACGTTTCCAGAAACAGTGAACAAACCTTATTCTGTTTACGATTTAATGGGGCGCGAAGTTTTAAAAGGATCTTTAAACAACACCACACAAGCACAAATTAATGTGGGTACATTGCAAAAAGGTTCATACATTTTACGCATTGCGGGCAGTACAAAGAAATTCGTAAAAAACTAAACAAACAAAACATATCTTTTAAAAGCAATTCAATAACTGGATTGCTTTTTTATTTGTTTTTTTAGCTAAGTTTTCAACAAACCTTTGCCAAAGTTTAAAGCATAGTAATCTTTGAATCCGTGGGAAATCTGTAAGTTACTACAGTAAAATAAATCGTAACTAAATTAAATACTACTATTTAACCTAAATTCCTTAAATTCGCACATTGAATTTAAAAACAGTATCATGAGCACCAAATTCACAGAGTATAAAGGATTAGATTTACCTACCGTAGCAAGCGAAATGTTGCAGTATTGGAAAGATCAATCCATCTTTGATAAATCGGTTACTTCTCGCGAAGGCAACCAGCCTTTTGTGTTTTTCGAAGGTCCGCCTTCTGCAAACGGAAAACCTGGTATTCACCACGTGATGGCTCGTGCTATTAAAGATATTTTTTGCCGATACAAAACCCAGAAAGGTTTTCAGGTAAAGCGTAAAGCCGGTTGGGATACACATGGTTTGCCTGTTGAATTAGGTACCGAAAAAGAACTGGGTATTACCAAAGAAGATATCGGAACAAAAATAACGGTAGAAGAGTATAACGAGGCGTGTAAACGTACCGTGATGCGCTACACCGATTTATGGAACGATCTTACCGAAAAAATGGGTTACTGGGTAGATATGAACGATCCGTACATTACCTACAAACCCAAATATATGGAAAGCGTTTGGTGGTTGTTGAAGCAAATTTACAACAAAGATTTGCTGTACAAAGGTTACACCATTCAGCCCTATTCGCCAAAAGCAGGTACAGGCTTGTCGTCGCATGAAGTGAATCAGCCGGGATCATACCGCGATGTGACCGATACTACCATTGTTGCGCAATTCAAAACCATCGAAAATTCATTGCCCGATTTCTTAAAAGGTTTCGGACCAATTGATATCATGGCTTGGACCACAACTCCGTGGACATTGCCAAGTAATACCGCATTAACTGTGGGGCCAAAAATCGATTATGTGTTGGTAAAAACATTCAACCAATACACCAACCAGCCCATAAATGTAATTTTAGGAAAACTTTTAGTTGCAAAGCAGTTTGCAGGGAAATATGTGGCTGTTGAAACCGAAGCTGAACTTGCAGATTACAAAGAAAACGATAAAAAAATTCCGTATTTCATTGTAAAAGAATTTAAAGGAATTGATTTGGTGGGTATTCGTTATGAGCAGTTGTTGCCATACACGTTGCCGTATCAAAATCCTGAAAATGCCTTCCGAGTTATTGCAGGCGATTTCGTAACCACTGAAGACGGAACGGGGATTGTGCACACCGCGCCTACTTTTGGAGCAGACGATGCCAAGGTTGCCAAAGAAGCAACACCAGAAGTACCGCCAATGCTGGTTTTAGACGATGCTGGAAACCCGGTGCCGTTGGTAGATTTGCAAGGACGTTTTGTTCCACAAATGGGCGAAATGGCGGGTAAATATGTGAAAAACGAATATTACAACGACGGCGAAGCACCTGAGAAATCGGTCGATGTTGAAATTGCAATCCGTTTAAAAGAAGAAAACAAGGCCTTTAAGGTAGAAAAATACGTACACAGTTATCCACATTGTTGGCGAACCGATAAACCAATATTATATTATCCATTAGATTCTTGGTTTATTAAGGTAACCGAAGTGAAAGATAAAATGTTCGATTTAAACGAAGAAATCAACTGGAAACCTAAAGCAACAGGCGAAGGTCGTTTTGGAAACTGGCTGAAAAATGCCAACGACTGGAATTTATCGCGCTCACGTTATTGGGGCATTCCGTTGCCAATTTGGAGAACCGACCCTTCGACAGGCTCAGGGCAAGTGGAAGAGTTAATCATAGGTTCGGTAGAAGAATTGATTGCCGAGATAGAAAAGGCAGTCGCAGCGGGCGTTCAAACAGAAAATCCGTTCGATGGTTTTGTGGTGGGCGATATGAGTGAGGAAAACTATGATAAAATCGACTTACATAAAAATGTGGTCGATGGCATCACACTAATTTCTCCATCAGGTAAACCAATGAAACGCGAAACCGATTTAATTGACGTTTGGTTCGATTCTGGTTCTATGCCGTATGCACAATGGCATTATCCGTTTGAAAATAAAGAATACATCGACAATCACCAAAATTTCCCTGCCGATTTTATCGCAGAAGGGGTTGATCAAACGCGCGGTTGGTTTTACACCTTACACGCAATTGGTACCTTGGTTTTTGGCGAAAAAGCGTATAAAAATGTCGTGTCGAACGGTTTGGTTTTAGATAAAAATGGTATAAAAATGTCTAAAAGTAAAGGCAACACTATTGATCCTTTCCAAACTATTGAAGACCACGGACCAGATGCTACGCGTTGGTACATGATCATGAATGCCAATCCTTGGGATAATTTAAAATTTGATTTAGACGGAATTACCGAAGTGCGCCGTAAATTCTTCGGAACGTTGTACAACACCTATTCGTTCTTTGCTTTGTATGCAAATATCGATGGATTTACCTACAGCGAAGATGAAGTTCCTATGGAAGATCGCCCGGAAATTGACCGTTGGATTTTATCGGAACTAAACAGCTTGATAAAAACCGTTGACGAAGCTTATGCAGATTACGAACCAACCAAAGCAGCACGCGCCATATCCGATTTTGTTCAAGAAAACTTGAGCAACTGGTACGTGCGTTTATGCCGCCGCCGTTTCTGGAAAGGCGAATATGCACAAGATAAAATTGCCGCTTATCAAACATTATATACGTGTTTAACCACAGTTGCAAAACTATCAGCACCCATTGCACCATTTTTTATGGACAAGCTTTACAAAGATTTAATACAAGCAACTGCAAAAGAACCATTTGAATCTGTACATTTGGCCGATTTCCCAATTTACGATGAAAAAGTTGTTGATAAATCGTTAGAAAGTAAAATGGAAAAGGCACAAATTGTATCATCTTTAGTATTATCATTGCGAAAGAAAGAAATGATAAAAGTGCGCCAGCCGTTGCAAAAAGTAATGATTCCTGTTTTAGATGAAAATCAAAAGGCAGAAATAGAAGCAGTTGCCGATTTAATCATGGCAGAAGTAAACGTAAAAGAGATAGAATTGCTCAACGATGCATCAGGGATTTTGGTGAAACAAATCAAACCAAACTTCAAGGCATTGGGACCACGATTTGGAAAAGAAATGGGAAATGTAGCAAAAGCGATTCAGAATTTTACGCAAGAGCAAATTAATGACATAGAGAAAAACAACGAAATTTCTTTGGAAATATCAGGAAATGTTGTTAAATTAACAAACGAAGACGTAGAGATTTCTTCACAAGATATCGAAGGTTGGTTGGTAGCAAATGCAAACGGAATCACCGTTGCGCTGGATATTACACTAACAGACGATTTAAAGAAAGAAGGAATTGCCCGCGAATTGGTAAACAGAATTCAGAATATCCGTAAAGATTCTGGGTTTGAAGTAACCGATAAAGTAACAATAAAAATGCTGCCCAACGCAGCAGTACAAGAAGCCGTTCATGCAAATATAGCGTATATTAAAGCAGAAACCTTAACCGAAACGCTTGAATTTACTGATGATTTGATAAATGGTATAGAAATTGAGTTTGATGATATAGTAACCAAAATTAGTGTTTCAAAATAAATGAATTAGTTATGGAAAAGGAAAACGTACAAGTTCGATACTCAGATGCTGAATTAGCAGAGTTCAAAGAAATCATCCTTAAAAAGATAGAAAAAGCACAAGCCGATTTAGATTTAATTAAAAGTGCTTATATGAACGATTTAAACAATGGTACCGATGATACATCGCCTACATTTAAAGCGTTTGAAGAAGGCAGCGAAACCTTGTCTAAAGAAGCAAATTCGCAATTGGCTACCCGCCAAGAAAAGTTTTTACGCGATTTGCGAAATGCTTTGGTGCGCATTGAAAACAAAACTTACGGAATTTGCCGTGTAACTGGTAAATTAATCGAAAAAGAGCGTCTTAAATTGGTTCCACATGCCACAATGAGCATGGAAGCTAAGTTGCAGCAGCGATAGAAAAAACGTTGCAAAAGTTTTAAACTTTTGCAACGTTTCTATTTTTTAAGCTTTACAAATCAAAAAACAAAAAGCTGTTTTTCCAATGAAAAACAGCTTTTTTGTTATCTATTTTAACTACTAAAATCTGTAACCAATATTAATACCAGCGTTCAATTCAACGCCCATAAACTCATCGGCAACTTCTTGCTTAAAGTTTCTACCAATGTTTACAAATGGTGCTACTGTAAAGGCATCGTTTTTAACCAATTTGTATCCGCCACCTACACCAATAATCAACGAATTCATGTCAACGGTTTGTCTTTGATAAACTCCTTGTGCAATTTCCACATCGTGTTCGTAATCACCAAAACGGTATTTTAAAAACGGTTGTGCATAAAAGCCCGATGCGTGCTCGCCTTCTTTTCCACCAAAATAAAAACTATAATTTACTGCAATCGCATTGGTGTTGAACTGTTTAAACTTTCCTTCTTTTTTGTTTTGTCCGTAGTACGAAAAACGATCGTTAATCAATAAATCGGCACCGATTGACTGATCTTGGTCAATAAAATGTTCGTATCCAATTTCAACCGATTGATTTACAATGGTATTAAAAATGTTTAATTCTACTTCGTTTAAAGCTTGTGCTTGCACGCCTAGCGTACTACCCAAAGCACAAACTGCTAATGCTAATCTTTTCATAATCATAATATTTCTGGCAAATATAACAAATTCGGCATTAATTTCTTCCTTTTTCATTGGGATATAAATCGGGCAGGGCATCGCTTTGCCAATATGCTTTGGTATCCACATTCAAAATAGACAGTTTTCCGGTAAATGCTGCGCCTGTATCCACGTTCCACACATTTGCAAAATTCATGGGAGCCGATGCCCCAAAGCGAATCACGGGTGTGTGCCCCACAAATATTTCTTTGTATAACCTTAAACGTTGTGGATAGCGCAGATTGTTCGGACTTAAATTGCCATCAACTGCCATGGCTGTTTCCCAAAGCGTGCGATCCCACCAAAACATTCCTCTAAAGTATTCAAATGTAACGCCTTTCAAATGGGTAAAACCGGCGTGTACAAACAGCCTGTTTTGGTCATCGATATAATATTCCTTTAATTGTTGCAAAAAAGCGATGTGTTTTTCAATAACCCGCAACGAAATATTTTGATAGGCCTGTACGGTAGCTTCGCCCCCATGAAAACGCCACAATTCGTTGTCGTCTTCTTTTTTTAACCATTTCAGCAGCATTTCCTCGTGATTTCCTTGCATAAAAACACACGAATACGTTGCCGATAACTCCATCAAAAAATCTAAAACAGCGGGTGTTTCGCTCCATCCATCCACATAATCGCCTAAAAAAATCAATTGATCATTGGTAGTAACATTTGAACGGTTTAAAACCTGTTGCAATGCTTTTAAGCCACCGTGTATATCGCCAATTACAAATGTGTTACTCATTTTGGGTTTCGTATTTTAGCTTACGCAAAATGCGCATTACTTCTTTAAAAGAGGCATACAAAAAAGAGTATTTACTGTTTTTAAATACGCTTTTGTGAGTGATAAGCACCTCTTTGGCATTATTAAAACCGTGAAGATAACACAACATAAACGAATAACAAAGATTTTGCAAATCGTTTTGCTCAATTGTATGTAAGCGTTTGTTGTTTTTTAATTTATTTAAGATGGATGTGTAATAATTGTATAGATGATACAAATGGCGTTTATCAATTTCGGGCGTTTTAAAGATGATTTCCGATGTAATTTGATATGTCATTGAATCGCTAAAAATAATTTTCTGCACGCTAAAAGGAATGTAGCGGTTGTTTTTACGGAATCCAATTTTCACATATTCTGTTATCACAAATTCATTTTCAGTATAGCTAATGGAAACTTCATCCAATGCCGAATAAAAAATCTTAACCTGTTCATTAATCAATTCAATATCAACTCTAGACAAATAGGTTTCGCCTTTCTTAACTTTTTCAATTCCCGCCCAGCACACCGTGAAATATTCTTTAAAAACTTGGTACTTTGGTTTCATATCCGGATGTGTTTGAGTCATAAAATACAACACGCTATCAATAGTATTTTTTAAATTGGTGACCGAAACTTTCAAGATACTATCAACAATTTCACTGTTGTTTATTTTAGGCGGAAGATATTCCGGATGCGATATACTGCCAATGCGTGAAAAAGACGCTCCTTCGTAGATCGTATAAATGCGCTTTTTAAAAAAACATTTTCCTTTTTTTGGATAGATTGTCACCAAGCCCACCACCATACCGTTTTCTAAATGTGGAAAAATTACATTTTCATATTGAATTTGCGGCGGATTTTCTAAATAAGCATTAATTAAATTCTGAATATGGCTGTCATCGTAAAAGTCGGTTCCCACAATAAGGCTTTTTTCATCTTCAATTCCAACCAAAATAAATGATAAATTGAACGGATTTGAATTAGAAAGTGAACAAACATGCTTCAAAAATTTGGCTTTTCCTTCTAAAGTGTGTAAGTTTAGCTGTTGCTTCTTATCAAAGAAGCTATTCTCGGCATGATGCGCTAACAAGTTTTTAATTAAAAGCCGTTTATTTATCACAATTGGTAGTTTTATCTTAAAATTATAAAAAGAAAATGGTAATTGATACTTAAAACAAATACCACATAATGTATTTTAACCATTTGTTAACAAGTTAAGCAAATAAATTTTAATCAATTTGTAACTGAAAAAATAATATACACAAAACTAAATAATGGAAGCAACAACAGCCACTACTGACATTCGCTCGATAAACGACAAAATAGAACGTGAAAGTGCGTTTATTGACTTGCTTATTGCCGAAATGAACAAAACAATTGTGGGGCAAAAACACATGATTGATCGCTTACTAATTGGTTTATTAGGGCAAGGACATATTTTATTGGAAGGTGTTCCCGGATTAGCTAAAACATTAGCAATTAACACGCTTGCCAAAGCGGTTCACGGATCGTTTAGCCGCATACAGTTTACCCCAGATTTGTTGCCTGCCGATGTGGTAGGTACTATGATTTACAACGTAAAAGTTAATGACTTTAGTATAAAAAAAGGACCGGTTTTCGCTAATTTTATTTTGGCCGATGAAATCAACCGTGCGCCTGCAAAAGTGCAATCTGCTTTGTTAGAAGCCATGCAAGAAAAACAAGTTACCATTGGCGATACCACCCATAAACTGCAAAAACCATTTTTGGTAATGGCTACGCAAAACCCAGTGGAACAAGAAGGAACCTATCCGTTGCCAGAAGCGCAAATGGACCGTTTTATGTTGAAAACCGTGATTGATTATCCAAAATTAGAAGAAGAACGTTTGGTAATCCGTCAAAATTTAGCAGGAACCGTTCCAACGATTAATCCGGTGGTTGGTTTAGAACAAATCATTCGTGCACAAGAAACGGTGAAAGAGGTTTATATGGATGAAAAAATAGAAAAGTATATTCTAGACATCATATTTGCAACCCGCTATCCAGAACAATTCAAATTAGAAAGTTTAAAACCTTATATAAGCTACGGTGCATCGCCTCGCGGATCTATCAATTTGGCAACCGCAGCAAAATGTTATGCATTTATCCGCCGCCGCGGTTATGTAATCCCAGAAGATGTTCGTGCGGTTGTTTTAGATGTACTGCGCCACAGAATTGGAATTACTTACGAAGCCGAAGCAGACAACATTACAAGTGTGGACATCATCAACAAAATTGTAAACGAAATCGAAGTGCCTTAATATTTTGTTCCAAGTTTAATGTTTCAAGTTAAAGCAACCTGAAACAATGAAGACTTTAAATCTTAAACAAAGAAATGGAAACAAAAGAAATATTAAAAAAGGTTCGACGCATTGAAATAAAAACCCGAAGGTTAAGCGACCATATTTTTTCGGGCGAATACCACACGTCTTTCAAAGGCAAAGGAATGTCGTTTGCAGAAGTGCGCCAATACCAATATGGCGACGATATCCGTGCGATTGATTGGAATGTTACTGCACGCTACAATGAACCTTTTGTGAAGGTTTTTGAAGAAGAACGCGAGTTAACACTAATGTTGATGGTGGATATCAGCGGTTCGCAAGACTTTGGTTCAACCGATGATTTTAAACGCGATATCGTTACCGAAATTGCAGCAACATTGGCTTTTTCGGCAACTACAAACAACGATAAAATTGGTTTGATTTTGTTTTCGGATCAAATTGAACTATTCATTCCACCAAAAAAAGGAAAATCGCACATTTTAAGAATCATTCGCGAGCTGATTCAATTCCAACCCAAAAGCAACAAAACCAATATTTCACAAGCGTTTGAATATCTTTCTAAAGTATTAAAGAAAAAAGCAATTGTATTTGTTTTGTCTGACTTTATGACGAAAGATTACGAAAAAATTTTACGCATTGCTGCAAAACGCCACGATATTACAGGTATTAAAGTAGCAGACCAGCGCGAAAACGATTTAAACAATGTGGGATATGTTTTAATGCAAGATGCCGAAACAGGCGAAAGTTTATATGTAAACACCGGCGATGCCCAGGTGCGCAAAGCATACCGCGACCATTACCAAGATTTAGAAGATTATTTCACAAAAACATTCACACGCAGTGGTGCCGGGATCATTAAAACAGGTACACACGAAAGTTATGTTAAAAAATTATTGGCTTATTTTAAAGCACGCTAGTATGAACAAAATAGTAGTTACGTTATTGTTTGGTTTTTTTGCTTTTGCAGGATTTGCACAAGTAACGGCTAACGTAGATTCTACCCAAATAAAGATAGGTTCGGCGTTTCATCTAACCATTAAGGCAACTGCCAGCGAAAGCAGCAAAGTGGTTTTTCCAAACCAGCAAAATATTGGTCCGTTTGAAGTGTTGGAACAATCGAAAACCGACACGGTATCCAACGGAAATACCATCGAACTTACTAAAAAATACACCTTAACACAATTTGATGCTGGCGAATATGTGGTGCCTCGTTTATCGGTTTATATTGATGAAAAGAACCATCAAACCGATTTGTTCAACATTAAAGTGAACAATGTGCAGGTTGACACCTTAAAGCAACCAATGTACGACATTAAAGCCCAAGTTGGTGGCGAAACCGATACCGATAAATTGTGGAAATACCTTATTGCGTTGCTGGCGTGTGTGCTTGCCGGCGTTGCCACCTATTTTCTGATTAAATATTTACAAAACAAAAATTTAACCGAAGAAGATCTGTACCGAACACCGCTTGAAAAAGTAAGCAAAAAATTGCAATTGTTAGATTCGAAACGCTTGGTGCTAAATGGTGATGTGAAATCGTATTATTCAGAAATGACCGATGTGATTAGGGATTATATCGAGGAAGTTTTTGAAATTCCTGCAAAAGAATCAACCACATCCGAAGTTATTCAAATGCTTTTTCAAATCATTAATTCCAAAAAAATACAATTGAGCAAAGAAACGGTTCACGATTTAAAACGCGTGTTGCAAACTGCCGATTTGGTGAAATTTGCAAAATCGGAACCTATGATGAGCGAAATTGAACAAGACCGCAAAACTTCCGAAGTGATTTCTGTTTCTATTGATAAAGCCATTCCACGCTTTTCTGAAGAGCAATCACAGCGTGTAAAACTGCGCGAACGCCGTTTCAAAAAACGCAAACAAATGCGTACGCTAATTCCAATTGGTGTTACTGTGTTGTTGCTTTTAGTTACGGGAATTGTGTATGTGGTGCAAGCAATTCGTTCAGGTGTAGAATGGAGTGTTTTGGCATCCAACAAAAGTTTGTACAACCGCGAATGGGTCACCTCAGACTATGGTTTTCCAACAGTTATCATAAGTACGCCCGAAGCATTGACCCGCGTACAAATGCCGCAGTCCGATAAAGAAAAACAGCAATCACAAAGCAGCGTATTTTCGTATTCAAACCTAAACACGCAACTCATAATTGCTGTAGGAACAACAGCTGTTCAAACCAATGATTCATTAAGTTTGGAACAATTGTTAAAATACAAATTAGAAATTGTTGGCAAACAATACGGCGCAAAAGATATCACGTACAATGCCGAGGAATTTACAGAAAAAGGGGTTCGTGGAATTAGAGGTACGGGAACATTAGTTGCTCAAAACTTTGTGTCGGGCGAAGCCATTAAAATGCAATACGATATGTATGTTTTTGTACAACCAAATGGCATTCAAGAAGTGGGTATTTTATATAGAGAAGGTGATGAATACGGTGCAAAAATAGATCAACGAGTTATTGAATCCATTCAACTAAATGTAGCAAATCCAAATGAGTAATATAACCTTTTTAAATCCGCACTTTTTCTGGTTGTTATTACTTTTACTGCCATTGGGCTGGTATTGGTTCATCAACAGAAAAAACGAGAAAGTTCCTGTAAAAATCAGCAGTATTCAAGGTTTTAAAAACCAAAAAACACTGCTCACCAAGCTTTATCCGTTGCTTTTTGTATTGCGGGCAGTGGCTTTTGCAGCGCTTATAGTGGCTTTGGCCCGACCGCAAACCATTGACAAAAGCACCAAATCTAAAATTACAAACGGTGTGGATATTGTGTTGGCAACCGATGTTTCAGGGTCGATGCTTTCGCGCGATTTAAAACCCAATCGTTTAGAAGCCCTAAAAACAGTAGCTGCCGATTTTATTAAAGACCGTATAGACGACCGTTTGGGAATTGTGGTTTACGCCGCCGAAGCATACACCAAAGCGCCTGTCACCAGCGATAAAAATAGGTTGTTGAATCAATTGGCTGATATTAAGTACGACCGCATTATTCAAGACGGAACAGGTATTGGCGTTGGTTTGGCAACAGCCGTAAACAGGTTAAAAGAAAGCAAAGCAAAGAGCAAAGTAGTTATTTTAATGACCGATGGTGTGAACAATTCGGGCTTGATTGATCCGCAAATGGCTGCCGATATTGCCAAAGAATACAAAATTAAAGTTTATACAATTGGTATTGGAACCAACGGTATGGCAGAAACACCCGTGGCAATATTGCCAAATGGCGATTTAAAATACGACCGTGTAAAGGTGGAAATTGATGAAGCTTTAATGAAAAGCATCGCTCAAAAAACCGGTGGAAAATATTTCCGGGCAACAGATACCAAACGATTAGAAAATATTTACGACGAAATTAATCAATTAGAAAAAACAAAAATCGATGAGCAAAAGTTTGTACAGCGCACCGAATTGTTTCGTTCGTTGGTGCTTTTAGCGTTGGGATTATTAGTAATAGAATATTTATCAAGAAAAACAATATTTAAAGGATTCGTGTAAAATGTGGGGATTAGATACACCTTTTTATTTCTATTTACTGCTATTAATACCCGTATTGATAGCCGTATATGTATGGAATACCATTTGGAAGAAAAAGAAGATTGCCGAATTTGGTTCTGGTAACTATTTAAAACGTTTGGTACCCGAAGCATCAACCACCAGCAAACCGCTGATAAAAATGGTCTTGCTTGCCGTGACGGTATTTGCATTGATTATTGCTTTGGTAAACCCAAAATTTGGAACAAAAATAGAAACCGTGAAACGCCAAGGTGTTGATATTGTTTTTGCAATGGATGTTTCAAAAAGCATGTTGGCAGAAGATCTTGCACCATCGCGTCTAGGGAAATCGAAACAATTGGCATCGCAAATAATAAACAATTTAGCATCAGACCGTATCGGAATTGTAGGTTATGCCGGATCGGCTTTTCCAATGTTACCCATCACTACCGATTACAGCATGGCAAAAATGTACATACAAGATATGAACACCGAAATGGTTTCAAGTATGGGAACTGCCTTGCGCGAAGCTATTGAAGTGGGAAGCAATTATTTTGACGACCCAAAAACCAGCAAGGTAATGATTTTGATTTCTGATGGGGAAGACCACGGCGAAGGAATCAGTGATGCTGTTGCAATGGCAAAAGATAGAGGTATTAAGATTATTACAATCGGAGTTGGAACACCCGATGGCGGACAAATTCCGATTAAACAAAACGGAAAAATCATTGACTATAAAAAAGATGTGGATGGATCTACCGTGGTTACAAAATTAAACGATGCCACTTT containing:
- a CDS encoding BatD family protein, which codes for MNKIVVTLLFGFFAFAGFAQVTANVDSTQIKIGSAFHLTIKATASESSKVVFPNQQNIGPFEVLEQSKTDTVSNGNTIELTKKYTLTQFDAGEYVVPRLSVYIDEKNHQTDLFNIKVNNVQVDTLKQPMYDIKAQVGGETDTDKLWKYLIALLACVLAGVATYFLIKYLQNKNLTEEDLYRTPLEKVSKKLQLLDSKRLVLNGDVKSYYSEMTDVIRDYIEEVFEIPAKESTTSEVIQMLFQIINSKKIQLSKETVHDLKRVLQTADLVKFAKSEPMMSEIEQDRKTSEVISVSIDKAIPRFSEEQSQRVKLRERRFKKRKQMRTLIPIGVTVLLLLVTGIVYVVQAIRSGVEWSVLASNKSLYNREWVTSDYGFPTVIISTPEALTRVQMPQSDKEKQQSQSSVFSYSNLNTQLIIAVGTTAVQTNDSLSLEQLLKYKLEIVGKQYGAKDITYNAEEFTEKGVRGIRGTGTLVAQNFVSGEAIKMQYDMYVFVQPNGIQEVGILYREGDEYGAKIDQRVIESIQLNVANPNE
- a CDS encoding AAA family ATPase, producing the protein MEATTATTDIRSINDKIERESAFIDLLIAEMNKTIVGQKHMIDRLLIGLLGQGHILLEGVPGLAKTLAINTLAKAVHGSFSRIQFTPDLLPADVVGTMIYNVKVNDFSIKKGPVFANFILADEINRAPAKVQSALLEAMQEKQVTIGDTTHKLQKPFLVMATQNPVEQEGTYPLPEAQMDRFMLKTVIDYPKLEEERLVIRQNLAGTVPTINPVVGLEQIIRAQETVKEVYMDEKIEKYILDIIFATRYPEQFKLESLKPYISYGASPRGSINLATAAKCYAFIRRRGYVIPEDVRAVVLDVLRHRIGITYEAEADNITSVDIINKIVNEIEVP
- a CDS encoding DUF5929 domain-containing protein, whose translation is MINKRLLIKNLLAHHAENSFFDKKQQLNLHTLEGKAKFLKHVCSLSNSNPFNLSFILVGIEDEKSLIVGTDFYDDSHIQNLINAYLENPPQIQYENVIFPHLENGMVVGLVTIYPKKGKCFFKKRIYTIYEGASFSRIGSISHPEYLPPKINNSEIVDSILKVSVTNLKNTIDSVLYFMTQTHPDMKPKYQVFKEYFTVCWAGIEKVKKGETYLSRVDIELINEQVKIFYSALDEVSISYTENEFVITEYVKIGFRKNNRYIPFSVQKIIFSDSMTYQITSEIIFKTPEIDKRHLYHLYNYYTSILNKLKNNKRLHTIEQNDLQNLCYSFMLCYLHGFNNAKEVLITHKSVFKNSKYSFLYASFKEVMRILRKLKYETQNE
- a CDS encoding vWA domain-containing protein, which produces MSNITFLNPHFFWLLLLLLPLGWYWFINRKNEKVPVKISSIQGFKNQKTLLTKLYPLLFVLRAVAFAALIVALARPQTIDKSTKSKITNGVDIVLATDVSGSMLSRDLKPNRLEALKTVAADFIKDRIDDRLGIVVYAAEAYTKAPVTSDKNRLLNQLADIKYDRIIQDGTGIGVGLATAVNRLKESKAKSKVVILMTDGVNNSGLIDPQMAADIAKEYKIKVYTIGIGTNGMAETPVAILPNGDLKYDRVKVEIDEALMKSIAQKTGGKYFRATDTKRLENIYDEINQLEKTKIDEQKFVQRTELFRSLVLLALGLLVIEYLSRKTIFKGFV
- a CDS encoding vWA domain-containing protein, which translates into the protein MWGLDTPFYFYLLLLIPVLIAVYVWNTIWKKKKIAEFGSGNYLKRLVPEASTTSKPLIKMVLLAVTVFALIIALVNPKFGTKIETVKRQGVDIVFAMDVSKSMLAEDLAPSRLGKSKQLASQIINNLASDRIGIVGYAGSAFPMLPITTDYSMAKMYIQDMNTEMVSSMGTALREAIEVGSNYFDDPKTSKVMILISDGEDHGEGISDAVAMAKDRGIKIITIGVGTPDGGQIPIKQNGKIIDYKKDVDGSTVVTKLNDATLKEIAQSTGGVFIYGTKTDEVVDLVDQTLQKIEKTDFESQQIADFQSQFQWFVGLALLLLIIDSLVLERRTAWAKKINLFNEK
- a CDS encoding DUF58 domain-containing protein — encoded protein: METKEILKKVRRIEIKTRRLSDHIFSGEYHTSFKGKGMSFAEVRQYQYGDDIRAIDWNVTARYNEPFVKVFEEERELTLMLMVDISGSQDFGSTDDFKRDIVTEIAATLAFSATTNNDKIGLILFSDQIELFIPPKKGKSHILRIIRELIQFQPKSNKTNISQAFEYLSKVLKKKAIVFVLSDFMTKDYEKILRIAAKRHDITGIKVADQRENDLNNVGYVLMQDAETGESLYVNTGDAQVRKAYRDHYQDLEDYFTKTFTRSGAGIIKTGTHESYVKKLLAYFKAR